One window of Chryseobacterium indologenes genomic DNA carries:
- a CDS encoding RHS repeat-associated core domain-containing protein yields MKKYNYKKIQIFSSLLLSFISIFCFSQNFHDTKGNIEVNRVGQLQFSLPLDLPPGIKTVSPQVGLVYNSETENGIAGYGWSISGITTISRTGKNIENEGEVKGVQMDFSDYYSFNGKRLVLKSGVYGKDGAEYVTEKYSNTKFKSIGTAAGWYGPEYWEVTFEDGSQAWYGRGADSRIPTEYNISEWKDPQGNYISYSYVQGTRTAMISNISWGGNKDLNKPHMNTIQFSYNDRDLKEESYVQGLKSYQNKILSEVKVLTNNNQFKRYSIEYTGNGTNYQFAGKITEYNANNEPANPVTFSYPAMVNSSYAEYTAEPEPFNDVKLVADFNGDSYLDFLMNNGTVKLGAFNETFSTITTGKTFAGNAKIVSTLLDEEGQVYNGNGIVEYKDSRIYGYIFRNNDFVKVFDKSLGNTVFYGLGDNLILEVGDFNGDGIPDAFLDDGAPVGFNSKGIVDLKNPTTPLISLLLDAGINENDYKERKYLDIDGDGKVEIINVSSTQYTVFEFVKYNATQYLQKIKFNGNLLETKDPEFPVLFGDYNGDGKLDFAIPITDYAIGKPDDWRFYMGTDKGFNPFLKQEFFTYRKFQKEMTGNYAKFAKQYFFSVTDMNKDGKSDIVQVFSYNQINMFNAGGSRDFGYVLSAKMANGSDVNGTPNFTPNWLFQSPTYSTQDLLDLTLFTPITNSIKSGNNYYNVFLYWKQFLKKIKGPTPVSELARISSITQGGVTTTVKYLEIVPGNTTTPDFYKKEKKEIYPNYAMTRVDQAYAVSQLIEEGRKQDFRYRGLVGNLQGKKLFGFQQIARSSWYADGFENTKIWSGSQIDPNLDGAPVKEWSIRTNNESNIFPADISENNSQLLSFESADYKADKLLNGQVITSVPSGYQSKIVTAIVPKFVKTKDFLTGTFTQKVTTYGNYYLPSKIEINTNNGYGVSTTEFDYTHNIGGTGTNYYVGRPTNKAEIIEAYGDVKNTFTTYTYENNLLKSTQFFPGNNATQAVTEEYSYDGFGNITGKKTTSGLDGNSMSQKDEYNPEGRFLIKKTDNLGLETGFTYNSLGQVLTQTDPNGNTLTNIYDVWGKLQSSASSLAGTTTYLYNKDSQYNETVTRNDPDGDVSKVFTNKLGQEYKTSSKAFAQGQYVSKDIQYDILGRKLKESEPYFEGQGATQWNIFSYDDTAFPAKVKATAFTGKQTETIISGLTTTVKETSPLDYGRTTSQTIDALGNILSSTDKGGTVQFSYNAAGQQTKAKYAEHIVTTMYDDWGNKIKVEDPSTGVYEYQYLGYMGTLSRVISPKGEKRYQYDNLGQLIIQNEKSTTGNETDKVINFSYDNKGRLTEKTGTSNGKKYTYTINYDPQGRTISSFQDTPEAYFSHKNVVYDSKGRISSYEKTIQTSVGTTGVSVENLYNVWNGELYQVKEKTSGKVLWELKEANAKGLLVKAKLGTAEIVNTYDSNGFLTNVNHSSTVKPDILKISYSFDAIKNELKNRKSGTLTTEYFYYDDNNRLVNWIDPVTGNMPSTNRNIYDVKGRILVNDQVGTIKYENADKIYQATGMTLNNEGIQNYDQDLVQTVLYNENNDPVYISGEKGSAAFQYGLAGMRQRVTYKGIFDPESDGEFTKLYSEEGSFEVVKNNINGKEKHIIYIEGNPYESNIVFLKNFDEDKGSFKFLHKDYLGSILAISDEAGKMLEQRHFDAWGNLTHLQIGNSNLAAGKADIAMLLNNSEGMLIERGYTGHEHFMEVGIIHMNGRLYDPLLRRFLNADENIQAPFNTQIYNRYGYVMNNPLIYNDPNGEFVWIAVGAVIGGYLTGVKANGSWNPVQWNWGATWGKIAMGAAVGAFTGGVGAAVGSASLAAATAYGINGGLLGGAIAGASGGAVAGAINGFATSVMFGENVIEGTVMGGLSGAAIGGALGAVSGAIGQMAQNAQAAKIGAPQGTILKGAPIAQGRSAWTLNNTPKTTTVGTTPVKTTPVIIGDVNGGFADEVIGYQLADEGATKIPIYKETPKFSYKGEYTSKTTTALRKVGTVLESVDDVMANPNLLEGKSYGYVRSILGNSKNWVNDVMRKSTRANGWVLREMNSKGTDFTDKMIQYHPGTPRHFNGQPYWKVSAGNNRPPIRIPVNP; encoded by the coding sequence ATGAAAAAGTATAATTATAAGAAAATACAAATATTTTCATCGTTGTTATTATCTTTCATTTCAATATTCTGCTTTTCACAGAATTTTCATGATACTAAGGGAAATATTGAAGTCAACAGAGTTGGGCAGCTTCAGTTTTCTTTACCACTTGACCTGCCTCCTGGGATTAAAACAGTTTCACCTCAGGTAGGTTTAGTATACAACAGTGAAACAGAAAACGGTATTGCCGGATATGGATGGAGTATTTCAGGAATAACCACTATCAGCAGAACAGGTAAGAACATTGAAAATGAAGGAGAAGTAAAGGGAGTTCAGATGGACTTCTCTGATTATTACAGTTTTAATGGCAAAAGACTTGTACTGAAATCAGGTGTATATGGCAAAGACGGTGCTGAATATGTTACAGAAAAATATTCCAATACCAAATTTAAATCTATAGGAACTGCAGCTGGATGGTATGGCCCGGAATATTGGGAAGTTACTTTCGAGGATGGTTCTCAGGCCTGGTATGGCCGTGGTGCAGATTCCAGAATTCCAACTGAGTATAATATAAGTGAATGGAAAGATCCACAGGGAAATTACATCTCATACAGCTATGTTCAGGGAACTCGTACTGCCATGATAAGCAATATAAGCTGGGGTGGCAACAAGGATTTGAACAAGCCTCATATGAACACCATACAGTTTTCCTATAATGACAGAGACTTAAAAGAGGAATCCTATGTACAGGGACTTAAATCTTACCAAAACAAGATTCTTTCAGAGGTAAAAGTACTTACCAATAATAATCAGTTTAAGCGGTACAGCATAGAATATACAGGCAATGGGACCAATTATCAGTTTGCTGGAAAAATTACTGAATATAATGCTAATAACGAGCCTGCTAATCCTGTTACTTTCAGTTATCCAGCTATGGTCAATTCTTCATATGCAGAATATACAGCTGAACCTGAACCTTTTAATGATGTCAAATTGGTGGCAGATTTTAATGGAGATTCTTATCTGGATTTCCTGATGAATAACGGTACTGTAAAACTGGGAGCTTTTAACGAGACTTTTTCCACTATTACTACAGGTAAAACTTTTGCTGGTAACGCTAAAATAGTCAGTACACTATTAGACGAAGAAGGGCAAGTATATAATGGAAATGGAATTGTTGAATATAAAGACAGTAGAATTTATGGATATATTTTTAGAAACAATGATTTTGTAAAGGTATTCGATAAAAGTCTGGGCAACACTGTTTTTTATGGATTAGGCGATAATTTAATTCTTGAAGTTGGGGATTTCAATGGGGATGGTATACCTGATGCTTTTCTTGATGATGGAGCCCCGGTTGGATTTAACTCAAAAGGAATTGTAGACCTTAAAAATCCAACTACTCCTTTAATTAGTCTGCTACTTGATGCTGGAATTAATGAAAATGATTATAAGGAGCGCAAGTATCTGGATATCGATGGAGATGGAAAAGTGGAAATTATTAATGTATCTAGTACACAATATACTGTTTTTGAATTTGTAAAATACAATGCTACACAATATCTGCAGAAAATAAAATTTAATGGAAACCTTTTGGAGACAAAAGATCCTGAATTTCCAGTATTGTTTGGCGATTACAATGGAGACGGGAAACTTGACTTCGCAATTCCTATTACTGATTATGCTATAGGAAAACCTGATGACTGGAGATTCTACATGGGAACCGATAAAGGGTTTAATCCTTTCTTAAAACAGGAATTTTTTACCTATAGAAAATTCCAGAAAGAAATGACCGGGAATTACGCCAAATTTGCCAAACAATATTTCTTTTCGGTTACGGACATGAACAAAGATGGGAAATCTGATATCGTTCAGGTATTTTCCTATAACCAGATCAATATGTTCAATGCAGGTGGCTCAAGAGATTTCGGTTATGTTTTAAGTGCTAAGATGGCTAATGGATCAGATGTTAACGGAACACCGAACTTTACTCCCAACTGGTTATTTCAAAGTCCAACTTACAGCACACAGGATCTGCTTGATCTTACCCTCTTTACTCCGATTACCAATTCTATAAAATCAGGAAATAACTATTATAACGTCTTTTTATACTGGAAGCAGTTCCTGAAGAAAATAAAAGGGCCAACGCCTGTATCTGAATTGGCTAGAATTTCTTCTATTACTCAGGGTGGAGTGACTACTACAGTAAAATATCTTGAAATAGTTCCAGGTAATACAACGACACCTGATTTCTACAAGAAAGAAAAGAAAGAGATTTATCCTAACTATGCTATGACCAGGGTAGATCAGGCATATGCCGTGTCCCAGCTTATAGAAGAAGGCAGAAAGCAGGATTTCCGCTACAGAGGACTAGTGGGAAACCTACAGGGAAAAAAATTATTTGGATTTCAGCAGATCGCCCGTTCTTCCTGGTATGCTGATGGGTTTGAAAATACAAAAATATGGTCGGGATCACAAATAGATCCAAATTTGGATGGAGCGCCGGTAAAAGAATGGAGTATCAGAACCAACAATGAAAGCAATATTTTTCCAGCAGATATTTCAGAAAATAATAGCCAGCTGCTAAGCTTTGAATCTGCAGATTATAAAGCAGATAAACTGTTGAATGGTCAGGTAATTACTTCTGTACCTTCCGGATATCAATCAAAAATTGTCACTGCCATTGTTCCTAAGTTTGTCAAAACTAAAGATTTCTTAACCGGAACATTCACTCAGAAAGTAACAACCTATGGGAACTATTATCTGCCATCCAAAATTGAGATCAATACTAACAATGGCTATGGAGTATCTACCACTGAGTTCGATTACACTCATAATATTGGAGGAACAGGAACTAATTATTATGTTGGAAGACCAACAAATAAGGCTGAAATAATAGAGGCTTATGGGGATGTAAAAAATACTTTTACGACCTATACCTATGAGAACAACCTTTTAAAAAGCACTCAGTTTTTTCCTGGAAATAATGCAACCCAAGCTGTAACAGAAGAATATTCTTATGACGGATTCGGAAATATCACGGGTAAAAAGACAACTTCAGGCTTAGACGGAAATTCAATGAGCCAGAAAGATGAATATAATCCTGAAGGTAGATTTCTTATTAAAAAAACGGACAATCTCGGCCTAGAAACTGGGTTCACTTATAACAGCCTGGGACAGGTCCTTACCCAAACAGATCCCAATGGAAACACCCTTACCAATATCTATGATGTATGGGGTAAGCTCCAGAGTTCTGCTTCCAGCCTCGCAGGCACTACGACTTACCTGTACAACAAAGACAGCCAGTACAATGAGACTGTTACCCGTAATGATCCTGATGGAGATGTCTCAAAAGTTTTTACCAATAAGCTAGGACAGGAATATAAAACATCTTCCAAAGCTTTCGCACAAGGGCAGTATGTTTCTAAAGACATTCAGTATGATATACTGGGAAGGAAACTCAAGGAATCTGAGCCTTACTTTGAAGGGCAGGGAGCCACTCAGTGGAATATCTTTTCATATGATGATACAGCATTCCCGGCGAAGGTAAAAGCTACAGCATTTACCGGGAAGCAAACAGAGACCATTATATCAGGACTCACTACAACAGTAAAAGAAACCAGTCCTCTGGATTATGGCAGAACAACTTCCCAGACAATTGATGCCTTAGGGAATATACTATCATCTACCGATAAGGGCGGAACAGTACAGTTTTCTTATAATGCAGCAGGTCAACAGACAAAGGCCAAATATGCGGAACATATTGTGACCACAATGTATGATGACTGGGGAAATAAAATAAAGGTAGAAGATCCTTCTACCGGAGTATATGAATATCAATATCTCGGTTATATGGGCACTCTATCAAGAGTAATAAGCCCAAAAGGTGAGAAAAGGTATCAATACGATAACCTTGGACAGCTTATCATTCAAAATGAAAAATCAACTACAGGAAATGAAACAGATAAAGTCATAAATTTTTCTTATGATAATAAGGGAAGACTTACTGAAAAAACAGGAACATCCAATGGAAAGAAATATACGTACACGATAAACTATGATCCGCAGGGACGGACTATTTCTTCTTTTCAGGATACTCCTGAAGCCTACTTTTCACACAAGAATGTTGTCTATGATAGTAAAGGAAGGATAAGTTCTTATGAAAAGACAATACAGACTTCTGTAGGAACAACTGGTGTTTCCGTTGAAAACCTGTACAATGTATGGAATGGTGAGTTGTATCAGGTTAAGGAAAAAACTTCCGGAAAAGTTTTATGGGAACTAAAAGAAGCCAACGCTAAAGGACTGCTGGTAAAAGCTAAGCTGGGTACTGCAGAGATAGTGAATACGTATGATTCTAACGGATTTTTGACTAATGTGAATCATTCTTCCACAGTTAAGCCAGATATCCTTAAAATCTCTTATTCTTTTGATGCAATTAAAAATGAGCTTAAGAATAGAAAATCAGGTACTCTTACTACAGAATACTTTTATTATGATGACAACAATCGCCTAGTAAACTGGATAGATCCGGTAACAGGAAATATGCCTTCAACAAACAGAAATATCTATGATGTAAAAGGCAGAATCCTGGTAAATGATCAGGTGGGGACTATTAAATATGAAAATGCTGACAAGATCTACCAAGCTACTGGTATGACTCTGAATAATGAAGGGATACAGAATTATGATCAGGATTTAGTGCAGACTGTACTTTATAATGAGAATAATGATCCTGTATATATCTCAGGCGAAAAGGGTTCTGCGGCCTTCCAGTATGGGTTAGCTGGTATGAGACAAAGAGTGACTTATAAAGGAATTTTTGACCCCGAATCTGATGGAGAGTTTACCAAACTATATAGTGAAGAAGGGAGTTTTGAAGTAGTAAAAAACAATATAAATGGAAAAGAAAAACACATCATTTATATTGAGGGTAATCCATATGAAAGCAATATTGTATTTTTGAAGAACTTTGACGAGGATAAGGGTTCTTTTAAATTCTTGCATAAAGATTATCTGGGCAGTATTTTAGCCATTAGTGATGAAGCTGGAAAAATGCTTGAACAAAGGCATTTTGATGCGTGGGGCAATTTAACCCATCTACAAATTGGAAACAGTAATTTGGCTGCCGGCAAAGCCGACATAGCCATGCTTTTAAACAATTCCGAAGGGATGTTAATAGAAAGAGGCTATACCGGTCACGAGCATTTTATGGAAGTAGGCATTATCCACATGAACGGAAGGCTCTACGACCCACTGCTCAGAAGATTCCTGAATGCGGATGAAAATATCCAAGCCCCATTTAACACCCAAATCTATAACAGGTACGGGTATGTAATGAATAATCCGTTGATCTACAATGATCCGAACGGAGAGTTCGTATGGATTGCTGTAGGCGCAGTTATAGGCGGCTATTTGACAGGAGTAAAAGCTAACGGCTCATGGAATCCTGTACAATGGAACTGGGGAGCCACTTGGGGGAAAATCGCAATGGGAGCTGCAGTAGGTGCCTTTACCGGAGGTGTTGGAGCAGCAGTTGGTTCTGCATCCCTGGCTGCGGCGACGGCCTATGGGATAAATGGCGGTCTCTTAGGAGGAGCTATTGCCGGGGCATCAGGAGGTGCGGTAGCCGGAGCTATTAACGGATTTGCAACCTCAGTAATGTTTGGGGAAAATGTAATTGAGGGAACAGTAATGGGAGGTTTGTCCGGCGCGGCTATAGGAGGGGCTTTAGGAGCTGTATCCGGAGCCATTGGGCAGATGGCCCAAAATGCACAGGCAGCTAAAATAGGTGCTCCACAAGGAACTATACTTAAAGGTGCTCCTATTGCCCAAGGAAGAAGTGCATGGACTTTAAACAATACACCAAAAACTACCACCGTTGGCACAACTCCTGTGAAAACAACTCCTGTAATAATTGGAGATGTAAATGGTGGTTTTGCTGACGAAGTCATTGGTTATCAACTTGCTGACGAGGGAGCAACCAAAATACCTATATATAAGGAAACACCAAAATTCAGCTATAAAGGAGAGTATACATCAAAGACAACCACTGCATTACGCAAAGTTGGTACAGTTTTAGAAAGCGTTGACGATGTTATGGCTAATCCTAATCTTTTAGAAGGGAAATCTTATGGATATGTACGAAGTATTTTAGGTAACTCAAAGAATTGGGTTAATGATGTTATGAGAAAAAGTACCCGAGCAAATGGTTGGGTGCTCCGTGAAATGAATTCTAAAGGCACTGATTTTACAGATAAAATGATACAATATCATCCAGGTACTCCGAGGCACTTTAATGGTCAGCCATATTGGAAAGTATCAGCTGGAAATAATCGCCCCCCTATTAGAATACCCGTAAATCCATAA
- a CDS encoding carbonic anhydrase: MKAHTYETQSTITPEKALEFLKEGNQRFVNNLKANRDLLEQVNATREGQWPFAVVLSCIDSRTSAELIFDQGLGDVFSIRIAGNFVNQDILGSMEFGCNVAGSKLIVVLGHTKCGALKGGLDAAQIEGLGMDNLNHLINHFNPIINEIIEENEERSSKNSSLLERLNHQNVKSAIEDIRKQSSTLKNLEAEGKIKIVGANYDVETGAVSWL; encoded by the coding sequence ATGAAAGCACATACATACGAAACACAGTCTACTATCACTCCGGAGAAAGCATTAGAATTCTTAAAAGAAGGAAATCAGAGATTTGTAAACAATCTTAAAGCAAACAGAGACCTTCTTGAACAAGTGAATGCTACCCGTGAAGGACAGTGGCCGTTTGCTGTAGTTTTGAGCTGTATAGACAGCCGTACTTCTGCGGAACTTATCTTTGACCAGGGATTGGGAGACGTTTTCAGTATCAGAATTGCCGGTAATTTTGTTAATCAGGATATCCTTGGATCTATGGAATTTGGCTGTAATGTTGCCGGTTCCAAGCTTATCGTAGTTTTAGGTCACACGAAATGCGGTGCATTGAAAGGAGGCCTTGATGCGGCGCAGATTGAAGGATTGGGAATGGATAACCTTAACCACCTGATCAATCATTTCAACCCTATCATCAATGAGATCATTGAAGAAAATGAAGAACGTTCATCAAAAAACAGTTCTCTTCTTGAAAGACTTAACCATCAAAACGTAAAAAGTGCTATTGAAGACATCCGTAAGCAAAGCTCAACCCTTAAAAACCTTGAAGCAGAAGGTAAAATTAAAATTGTTGGTGCCAATTATGATGTTGAAACAGGTGCAGTAAGCTGGTTATAA
- a CDS encoding SulP family inorganic anion transporter, whose amino-acid sequence MKKTSLIGGIKENFPSGLVVFLVALPLCLGIALASGAPPLSGIIAGIVGGLVVGTISNSNISVSGPAAGLTAIVLTAITDLGAFELFLCAGIIAGLIQLVLGFVRAGSISNYFPNNVIEGMLAAIGIIIILKQIPHALGFDKDYEGHESIFDNGLNFGYFTELLGAIHPGAIVITLVSVAILIAWDKIHVLKRMKMLPGALVAVIVSILLNQLFKMSGSSLAIQTQHLVSLPVPQSFDDFKNLITTPDFNGFTNPKVWIVGATIAIVASIETLLCIEASDRLDRQRRITDTNLELKAQGIGNLISSFIGGLPMTSVVVRSSANANAGATSKMSAIIHGIFLLICVLSIPVILNLIPLATLAAVLILVGYKLAKPATFKHFWKLGKFQFIPFVATVVAVVATDLLKGVGIGLTISVFYILQGNMKRAYYLSRERLDDADGINIKLAEEVSFLNKAAIKKTLKNIKPNSTVIIDARSTSYIATDVLEMIQDFANIRAKEQDINVELIGFKTSYRDYERSEDSHILVTHKRAM is encoded by the coding sequence ATGAAAAAGACATCATTAATAGGAGGAATCAAGGAAAATTTTCCTTCAGGACTCGTGGTATTTTTAGTAGCACTTCCGTTGTGTTTAGGAATTGCTTTAGCATCAGGTGCTCCCCCATTATCCGGTATTATTGCCGGTATTGTAGGCGGTCTGGTAGTAGGAACAATCAGTAATTCTAATATCTCAGTTTCCGGGCCTGCAGCAGGTTTAACGGCAATTGTTTTAACAGCTATAACAGATCTTGGCGCATTTGAGCTTTTCCTTTGTGCAGGGATTATTGCAGGACTTATTCAGTTGGTTTTAGGATTTGTAAGAGCCGGAAGTATTTCCAACTACTTTCCCAATAACGTGATTGAAGGAATGCTTGCTGCCATAGGAATCATTATTATTCTAAAACAGATTCCGCATGCTTTAGGATTTGACAAAGATTATGAAGGTCATGAATCTATTTTTGATAATGGCTTAAACTTCGGATATTTTACAGAATTATTGGGGGCTATCCATCCGGGTGCCATTGTTATTACTTTAGTTTCTGTAGCAATTCTTATCGCATGGGATAAAATCCACGTACTGAAAAGGATGAAAATGCTTCCGGGAGCGCTAGTTGCCGTAATTGTAAGCATTCTCCTGAATCAACTCTTTAAGATGTCCGGAAGCTCTCTGGCTATCCAAACCCAGCATTTGGTTTCTTTACCTGTTCCACAGTCTTTTGATGATTTCAAAAACCTGATTACCACTCCGGATTTTAATGGTTTCACAAATCCCAAAGTATGGATTGTAGGAGCAACAATTGCTATTGTAGCCTCTATTGAGACATTACTTTGTATCGAAGCATCAGACCGTCTAGACCGACAGAGAAGAATTACAGATACCAATCTTGAGCTTAAGGCTCAGGGAATCGGGAACCTTATCAGTTCATTTATTGGTGGTCTTCCAATGACGTCTGTTGTCGTAAGAAGTTCTGCCAACGCAAATGCCGGAGCAACTTCTAAAATGTCGGCTATTATTCACGGAATATTTTTATTGATCTGTGTACTTTCTATTCCTGTTATTTTAAATTTAATTCCATTGGCTACTTTGGCTGCGGTATTAATTTTAGTAGGATATAAATTGGCAAAGCCAGCTACATTCAAACATTTCTGGAAGTTAGGAAAGTTCCAATTTATTCCGTTTGTAGCAACGGTGGTAGCGGTAGTGGCAACAGATTTATTAAAAGGAGTCGGAATTGGTCTTACCATCTCTGTTTTCTATATTCTTCAGGGAAATATGAAAAGAGCTTATTATTTAAGCAGAGAAAGGCTGGATGATGCAGATGGGATCAACATAAAACTGGCTGAAGAAGTTTCATTTTTAAATAAAGCAGCGATCAAAAAAACACTTAAAAATATAAAACCAAACTCTACAGTGATCATTGACGCCAGAAGCACTTCCTACATTGCAACGGATGTACTGGAAATGATTCAGGACTTTGCCAATATTCGTGCAAAGGAACAGGATATCAATGTAGAGCTTATAGGCTTTAAAACTTCATACAGAGATTACGAAAGAAGTGAGGATTCCCATATTCTGGTTACTCACAAAAGAGCCATGTAA
- a CDS encoding carbonic anhydrase has product MSQSYEVIFENNKKWVESKVAEDPNFFKELAKTQHPEFLYIGCSDSRATAEELMGAKPGEVFVHRNIANVVNTLDMSSTAVIQYAVEHLKVKHIIVCGHYNCGGVKAAMTPQDLGLLNPWLRNIRDVYRLHQVELDSIEDESKRYDRLVELNVQEQCINVIKMACVQERYILEEQPIVHGWVFDLRTGKIIDLKIDFEKTLKDIQKIYNLTSSDWVMSRKTK; this is encoded by the coding sequence ATGTCACAATCGTACGAGGTTATTTTCGAAAACAATAAAAAATGGGTAGAATCCAAAGTAGCTGAAGACCCGAATTTCTTCAAGGAACTTGCAAAAACTCAGCACCCTGAATTCCTTTATATCGGATGTTCAGACAGCAGAGCTACAGCAGAAGAACTGATGGGAGCAAAGCCAGGCGAAGTATTTGTTCACAGAAACATTGCCAATGTTGTCAATACTTTAGATATGAGTTCCACAGCCGTTATTCAATATGCTGTAGAACATCTGAAAGTAAAGCACATTATTGTGTGCGGACATTACAACTGCGGTGGTGTAAAAGCAGCGATGACGCCTCAGGATCTGGGACTATTGAATCCCTGGCTGAGAAACATCCGTGACGTTTACAGATTACATCAGGTAGAGCTGGATTCTATTGAAGACGAAAGCAAGCGTTATGACAGACTTGTAGAGCTTAATGTTCAGGAGCAGTGCATCAACGTAATCAAAATGGCCTGTGTACAGGAAAGGTATATTTTAGAAGAACAACCTATTGTACATGGCTGGGTATTTGACCTTAGAACAGGTAAAATTATTGATCTGAAGATTGATTTTGAGAAAACCTTAAAAGACATCCAGAAGATCTACAATCTTACGAGTTCAGATTGGGTAATGAGCAGAAAGACCAAGTAG
- a CDS encoding helix-turn-helix domain-containing protein, giving the protein MSELGLQSLSPLYYWAGIFIAFFSSFLILGKSKKVTADYVLAIWFMIIGMHLIFFILFRGDGYLNFPSLIGFEIPFPFMHGPMLYLYILCVTNPNSVKKIWLLHWLPVVMIYIALSQFLFLPPQDRATVYQNKGKGYETLSQVIKILMILSGILYVGLSLVAVRKYKKEISNQYSNTEKINLNWVYYLIIGIALIWIAVIIRNNILIFSMVVLFILVAAYFGISWVGILDYSVVKTEGFIEKTTVENSPEVPKYEKTFAGEEAIQDIYNKLVIQMEKEKLYKDPELNLNYVAKLLSVHPNILSQTINFVENRNFYDYINRQRIEEFKRIAILPENGKFTILSLAFESGFNSKTSFNRNFKKYMNCSPREFLKSQSITME; this is encoded by the coding sequence ATGTCTGAGCTTGGTTTGCAATCTTTATCACCACTATATTACTGGGCAGGAATTTTTATTGCCTTTTTTTCATCCTTTCTGATATTGGGGAAATCCAAAAAGGTGACTGCAGATTATGTGCTGGCAATATGGTTTATGATCATAGGAATGCACCTTATCTTCTTCATTTTATTTCGTGGGGATGGTTATTTGAATTTCCCTTCCCTCATTGGTTTTGAAATTCCCTTTCCTTTTATGCATGGTCCGATGCTGTATTTGTATATCTTGTGTGTCACCAACCCAAACTCCGTTAAAAAGATCTGGCTGTTGCATTGGCTTCCGGTTGTGATGATCTATATTGCCTTATCTCAGTTTTTATTTCTCCCTCCTCAAGATAGAGCAACAGTATATCAGAATAAAGGAAAAGGATATGAAACCTTGAGCCAGGTGATCAAAATACTTATGATTCTCTCTGGGATTCTGTATGTAGGATTAAGTCTTGTTGCAGTCAGAAAATATAAGAAAGAAATTTCCAATCAATATTCAAATACTGAGAAAATCAATCTGAATTGGGTATATTATCTTATTATCGGAATAGCGCTGATATGGATTGCCGTTATAATAAGAAACAATATTCTTATTTTTTCTATGGTTGTTTTGTTTATCCTGGTTGCAGCCTATTTCGGAATCAGCTGGGTGGGTATTCTGGATTATTCAGTTGTAAAAACTGAGGGTTTTATTGAAAAAACTACAGTTGAAAATAGTCCCGAAGTTCCAAAATATGAGAAAACTTTTGCCGGAGAAGAAGCAATACAGGATATATATAATAAACTTGTGATTCAAATGGAAAAGGAAAAATTGTATAAAGACCCTGAACTAAACCTTAATTATGTTGCAAAACTTTTGAGTGTTCACCCGAATATACTTTCCCAAACCATCAATTTTGTTGAAAATAGAAACTTTTACGATTACATCAACCGTCAGCGGATTGAAGAATTCAAGAGAATAGCAATATTACCTGAAAATGGAAAATTTACAATTCTTTCATTGGCATTTGAGAGTGGATTTAATTCAAAAACTTCATTTAACCGGAATTTTAAAAAATACATGAACTGCTCACCGAGAGAATTTCTAAAAAGTCAGAGTATTACTATGGAATAA
- a CDS encoding DUF2306 domain-containing protein, with the protein MRKLLFVIMCVLALLIGAYPLLYAFVEHKHTFLGSKSPEILHNIIWKTAFFTHIIFGGLALFIGWRQFGSSFRNKYIKIHRKLGSIYVIAVVISSVSAVYMGFYANGGVISAIGFISLGSTWLITTLVAVGQVRKGNVLMHQQFMIYSYACTFAAVTLRLWYPLLTNITGDPENSYIAVAWLCWVPNLLIAYLINKRTAVV; encoded by the coding sequence ATGAGAAAATTATTATTTGTAATCATGTGTGTGTTGGCATTGCTTATTGGTGCTTATCCTCTTCTTTATGCTTTTGTGGAGCATAAACATACCTTTTTAGGTTCCAAATCTCCAGAAATACTTCATAATATCATCTGGAAAACTGCATTTTTTACCCATATTATTTTCGGAGGACTGGCGCTTTTTATTGGCTGGCGTCAGTTTGGCAGTTCATTCAGGAATAAATATATCAAGATCCATAGGAAGCTTGGAAGTATCTACGTAATTGCAGTGGTCATAAGTTCTGTTTCAGCTGTTTATATGGGCTTCTATGCTAACGGCGGAGTGATTTCTGCAATAGGTTTTATCAGCTTAGGAAGTACTTGGCTGATAACAACTCTTGTAGCAGTTGGGCAGGTAAGAAAAGGAAATGTTTTAATGCATCAACAGTTCATGATTTATAGCTATGCCTGTACTTTTGCTGCGGTAACCCTGAGATTGTGGTATCCTTTGCTAACCAATATTACCGGTGATCCTGAGAATTCTTATATTGCCGTTGCCTGGTTGTGCTGGGTTCCTAATCTATTGATTGCTTATTTGATCAATAAAAGAACAGCTGTGGTATAG